The Paraburkholderia bonniea genome includes a window with the following:
- a CDS encoding type II secretion system F family protein — protein MNPLFILIPTFCGFLFVIWLVMRVGKTALTSRSRDMANEVEASLAEAFVFVNRQKVAAWTMAAMLALPLVTFLLSDNWLVALATIPLALILPKRVLAAMRKKRIATLEKQLPDTLLMMAGALRAGASFPSALESVVQESAPPISQEFDLLMREIRLGVDLDTAMRNVEKRIPVPDFMMVTAAVTIAREVGGNLAEALESVARTLREKLQMEGKIKALTSQGRMQGIVMTCLPLFLMLVLRWMEPTAMEPLFSKPVGWATLGVIAVMEFLGYKSITKITNINV, from the coding sequence ATGAATCCCCTTTTTATTCTGATACCGACCTTCTGCGGTTTCCTGTTTGTCATCTGGCTCGTCATGCGGGTGGGTAAAACCGCATTGACCAGCCGGTCGCGCGACATGGCCAACGAAGTGGAGGCCTCGCTTGCCGAAGCCTTTGTTTTCGTGAACCGGCAAAAGGTCGCTGCCTGGACCATGGCAGCCATGCTGGCGCTGCCGCTCGTCACCTTTCTTCTTAGTGATAACTGGCTAGTCGCACTCGCTACGATCCCGCTCGCGCTGATACTGCCAAAACGAGTGCTGGCCGCGATGCGCAAGAAGCGGATTGCGACACTCGAAAAGCAGTTGCCCGATACGTTGCTGATGATGGCGGGAGCGTTGCGCGCAGGTGCCAGCTTTCCTAGCGCGCTCGAAAGCGTCGTCCAGGAATCCGCACCTCCCATTTCGCAGGAATTCGACTTGCTGATGCGCGAAATTCGTCTTGGCGTGGATTTGGACACGGCGATGCGCAACGTCGAGAAACGCATCCCGGTACCCGACTTCATGATGGTGACGGCAGCGGTCACCATCGCCCGGGAGGTCGGCGGCAACCTGGCAGAGGCGCTTGAATCGGTGGCCCGCACATTGCGCGAAAAACTGCAGATGGAAGGCAAGATCAAGGCGCTCACGTCGCAAGGCCGGATGCAAGGCATTGTGATGACCTGTTTGCCCCTGTTCCTGATGCTGGTGCTGCGCTGGATGGAGCCCACCGCCATGGAGCCGCTCTTTAGCAAACCAGTTGGCTGGGCGACGCTAGGTGTCATCGCCGTCATGGAGTTTCTCGGCTAC
- a CDS encoding ATPase, T2SS/T4P/T4SS family, whose protein sequence is MLNLQIQPRNASATTFTLEDGCTIGKDASCDIVIKGMLVGKVHARIVKQQNAYYIEDQGGITATLVNGEPVTRYGPLNGTDTIEIGTTTLKMLESSPAQAAQAAQTAPAMPPAAVANAAEQSITFRADREPGMALPATSSSSKTTLFTQPQTASTTPAAPVEVQAQMPAPVPQTPLRTAPVRVKKTAPEILTVSPINSPSGIELRKLAHMRVIAALDLRRLNVARMEDDELRNTVNSALDDILQHDPIFRNAEVPLNALKKAVFDEIIGLGPLEELLADTSISEIMVNCHDEIFVEKSGQLTRSSVIFTDDRAVIGAIERIVAPIGRRIDESSPMVDARLSDGSRVNAVIPPLALKGPSITIRKFSTRKLDGEDLVNFGSMSPEMLEFLNTAVEQRANIIISGGTGSGKTTLLNVLSSYIPDNERIVTVEDAAELQLSQPNLVSLEARPANMEGKGAVHIRDLVKNCLRMRPDRIVIGECRGGEALDMLQAMNTGHDGSLTTAHANAPRDCIARLEVMTLMAGLDLPVQAIREQICSAVDIIVQQTRFSCGSRRVTHITEVSGMESGVIQLQDVFVYRQKGFNEQGKITGDFVPTAYIPDFYQDLMRRHIPVNTEIFTRSAEH, encoded by the coding sequence ATGCTTAACTTACAGATTCAGCCACGCAATGCATCTGCCACAACGTTCACGCTGGAAGACGGCTGCACGATTGGCAAAGATGCAAGCTGCGACATCGTTATCAAGGGCATGCTGGTCGGCAAAGTTCACGCGCGCATCGTCAAGCAGCAAAACGCGTATTACATCGAAGATCAAGGTGGCATCACAGCAACGCTCGTCAATGGCGAACCCGTGACGCGCTACGGCCCGCTCAATGGAACGGACACCATCGAGATCGGCACCACTACGCTGAAAATGCTCGAATCCTCGCCTGCTCAGGCGGCTCAGGCGGCTCAAACAGCTCCCGCTATGCCGCCAGCAGCAGTCGCAAACGCCGCAGAGCAAAGCATCACGTTTAGAGCGGACCGCGAACCCGGCATGGCGCTGCCCGCAACGTCCTCATCCTCAAAGACGACGCTGTTCACCCAGCCGCAGACAGCCAGCACAACACCTGCCGCGCCAGTAGAGGTGCAGGCACAGATGCCAGCGCCCGTGCCACAGACACCATTGCGCACAGCACCGGTGCGCGTCAAAAAGACAGCGCCCGAGATCCTCACGGTGTCGCCCATCAATAGCCCTTCGGGCATCGAGCTGCGCAAGCTGGCACACATGCGTGTGATCGCCGCGCTTGATTTGCGCCGCTTGAACGTAGCGCGCATGGAAGATGACGAATTGCGCAACACCGTAAATAGCGCGCTTGACGACATCCTTCAGCACGATCCGATCTTCCGCAACGCGGAGGTTCCACTCAATGCGCTCAAAAAGGCCGTGTTCGACGAAATCATTGGGCTGGGGCCGCTGGAAGAACTGCTGGCAGATACAAGCATCAGCGAAATCATGGTCAATTGCCACGATGAGATCTTTGTCGAAAAGTCAGGGCAGCTCACTCGCTCGTCGGTGATCTTCACCGATGACCGCGCCGTGATCGGTGCAATCGAGCGGATCGTCGCACCGATCGGCCGCCGTATCGACGAAAGCTCACCAATGGTCGATGCGCGGCTGTCTGATGGCTCGCGTGTGAATGCAGTCATTCCACCGCTCGCCCTCAAGGGGCCCAGTATCACGATCCGGAAATTCTCCACGCGCAAGCTGGACGGCGAGGATCTGGTGAATTTCGGCTCGATGTCGCCAGAAATGCTGGAGTTCCTGAATACAGCCGTTGAGCAACGCGCCAACATCATTATTTCGGGCGGCACAGGCTCGGGCAAAACCACTTTGCTGAACGTGCTGTCGAGCTACATCCCCGATAACGAACGAATCGTCACCGTCGAAGACGCAGCCGAGCTGCAACTGTCGCAGCCCAACCTCGTCTCGCTGGAAGCCCGGCCCGCCAATATGGAAGGCAAGGGTGCCGTGCATATCCGCGATCTCGTGAAGAACTGCTTGCGGATGCGTCCAGACCGCATCGTGATCGGCGAATGCCGTGGCGGCGAAGCACTCGACATGCTGCAGGCGATGAACACCGGCCACGACGGCTCGCTGACCACCGCTCACGCAAACGCGCCACGTGACTGTATCGCCCGGCTGGAAGTGATGACGCTGATGGCTGGCCTTGATCTGCCTGTGCAGGCTATCCGCGAGCAAATCTGCTCCGCCGTAGACATCATCGTGCAGCAGACCCGCTTCTCATGCGGCTCACGCCGGGTCACGCACATCACCGAAGTCAGCGGCATGGAATCCGGAGTCATCCAGTTGCAAGACGTGTTTGTGTATCGCCAGAAAGGCTTCAATGAGCAAGGCAAGATCACCGGCGACTTTGTACCAACGGCTTATATCCCTGATTTCTATCAAGACCTGATGCGCCGTCATATTCCTGTGAACACCGAAATATTCACGCGCTCAGCAGAACACTAG
- a CDS encoding type II and III secretion system protein family protein, producing MKVKHYAQAFPRRVISSVLVGILLCNAAPLALAQASSTLYNTGTPARGSMLDLYRGEVRMLHVPGTIKRIAVGNGSLITANVVDGRLMLIGEAPGVASLVVWNERGIALQTTVRVAKGDVNFSVEQLRTVLRTVPGLHIDPVGPNIVLSGVVHRNMLPLVKAATEDLTNVIDTTTTDEGDALKKTIHFKVQIMELTRNAQKNLGIAWDSSFAGPTVAGQGFLKAGANPEAAFASTAAGSSLFVAGIASKIASRINLAINDGDAFLLAAPELNTKSGGTATFLAGGQVPIPRAGALGTTDVEFKDYGIKLNIRPVVDANNIISASLDTEISQLDPSVSYGGYPGFLTRRTTSDISLRAGETLAISGLISADALESTTGLPYLSKVPIIGKLFGSESFRAKKSDLVIFVTPVISDPSQAPNTNLLSRADAVDEQYRERYGAPSPLAKAADKNATPEPRQRIAPTQPIPVAPVRSLPYQATQWTQPPAAQQPSPAPVPSSSAGLADAIRMLNTPRDTSAAAKAGAAPAAAPGGKLPAQQVGVLGSSGN from the coding sequence ATGAAAGTCAAACACTACGCACAGGCATTTCCACGCCGTGTAATCTCATCCGTCCTCGTTGGTATCTTGCTGTGCAACGCTGCACCGCTGGCATTGGCACAGGCCTCAAGCACGCTCTACAACACCGGAACCCCCGCCCGAGGCAGCATGCTGGACCTCTATCGCGGCGAAGTGCGCATGCTGCATGTGCCTGGCACGATCAAGCGCATCGCCGTCGGCAATGGTTCGCTGATTACCGCCAATGTGGTGGATGGCCGTCTGATGCTGATCGGGGAAGCGCCTGGCGTGGCCTCTCTGGTCGTCTGGAATGAACGGGGCATCGCGCTGCAAACCACCGTTCGGGTAGCGAAAGGCGATGTCAATTTCTCCGTGGAACAATTGCGCACCGTGCTGCGCACCGTGCCCGGGCTGCATATTGATCCGGTGGGGCCGAATATCGTGCTCTCCGGTGTGGTTCACCGCAACATGCTGCCGCTGGTCAAAGCTGCTACGGAAGATCTGACAAACGTGATCGACACCACGACCACCGATGAAGGCGATGCGCTCAAGAAGACCATCCACTTCAAGGTGCAGATCATGGAGCTCACGCGTAATGCCCAGAAGAATCTGGGGATTGCATGGGACAGCTCATTCGCTGGCCCAACAGTTGCAGGCCAGGGGTTTCTCAAGGCAGGGGCCAACCCAGAGGCAGCATTCGCGTCGACAGCGGCGGGCAGCAGCTTGTTCGTCGCGGGCATCGCGTCCAAGATCGCTTCCAGAATCAACCTCGCCATCAACGATGGCGATGCCTTCCTGCTTGCCGCACCTGAACTCAACACCAAGAGCGGTGGCACCGCCACGTTCCTCGCCGGTGGCCAGGTGCCAATCCCGCGTGCAGGCGCACTCGGCACGACCGACGTCGAATTCAAGGACTACGGCATCAAGCTGAACATCCGTCCGGTGGTCGACGCGAACAACATCATTTCCGCCAGTCTCGACACCGAGATCAGCCAGTTGGATCCATCCGTTTCGTATGGCGGCTACCCGGGCTTCCTGACGCGCCGGACCACCTCCGACATCTCGCTGCGCGCGGGCGAAACGCTGGCGATCTCCGGGCTGATCAGCGCCGATGCGCTGGAAAGCACGACGGGCCTGCCTTATCTCAGCAAGGTGCCCATCATCGGCAAACTGTTTGGCTCAGAGAGCTTCCGCGCCAAGAAGAGCGATCTGGTGATTTTTGTCACGCCGGTGATCTCCGATCCTTCGCAGGCACCCAACACGAACCTGCTGTCACGCGCCGATGCTGTTGATGAGCAATACCGCGAGCGGTATGGCGCCCCTAGCCCGCTGGCTAAAGCCGCAGATAAAAATGCGACGCCGGAACCGCGTCAACGGATCGCGCCTACCCAGCCAATCCCTGTCGCACCGGTCCGGAGCCTGCCTTATCAAGCCACGCAGTGGACTCAACCGCCAGCGGCACAGCAGCCCAGCCCAGCTCCCGTGCCGAGCTCCTCAGCCGGGCTGGCAGACGCCATCCGCATGCTGAACACCCCACGCGACACCTCTGCTGCGGCCAAGGCTGGAGCCGCGCCTGCCGCCGCACCGGGCGGCAAGCTGCCCGCACAACAAGTTGGCGTGCTCGGTAGCTCGGGTAACTGA